From a single Methanothrix sp. genomic region:
- a CDS encoding ribbon-helix-helix protein, CopG family, with translation MPRIYASIDEAELEQIDKYAREMGISRSQLVSKALETFLQKGGEDLESLHRELEHARTEREEAWRETVQLRRKTEQLSTENDQLKVQLTNLRESMNAINDDYVRCKEDLARCKTEYEKIIETVKLKDDEIAFLRSHVSQLTQSISQLSLKPGEEEVRKKRWWRFWG, from the coding sequence ATGCCTAGAATTTATGCGTCGATTGATGAGGCAGAATTGGAGCAGATAGATAAATACGCGCGAGAAATGGGTATCAGCAGATCACAATTAGTAAGTAAAGCGTTGGAGACCTTTTTACAAAAGGGCGGTGAAGATCTCGAAAGTCTGCACCGCGAACTGGAGCATGCCCGCACCGAACGAGAGGAGGCGTGGAGAGAAACGGTGCAGTTACGGCGCAAGACAGAACAGTTAAGCACCGAGAATGATCAACTGAAGGTGCAGCTCACCAATTTACGGGAGTCGATGAACGCGATAAATGATGATTATGTGCGGTGCAAAGAAGATCTCGCGCGGTGCAAAACAGAGTATGAGAAAATTATCGAGACCGTCAAATTAAAAGACGATGAAATCGCGTTCTTAAGATCACACGTAAGCCAGCTCACTCAGAGCATATCACAGCTGTCTTTGAAACCTGGTGAGGAGGAGGTACGTAAGAAGCGGTGGTGGCGATTCTGGGGGTAG
- a CDS encoding helicase-related protein, producing MALRLDPVRLFIADDVGVGKTVEALLVARELIDRGEVERMAVLSPPYLCDQWAKELREKFNLDAVVIRSSTIASLERQKPPDRSIYEHYPIQVISIDWVKSDRNRHQFLQFCPELVIVDEVHGAADTGESNKSQQQRHRLLKDIAKDETRHFIMLTATPHSGIETAFRSLLGLLRPEFGEWDVSSLDERQRTELARHFVQRTRRDIEHDWEGEHCFPQRQSLDETYTLSPAYRDLFWKTYNFCYEIIRTGEGLEERKRRVRYWAALALLRCVMSSPAAAVAALTNRVREVSSSDEAEEEADDELEFRPMIFEQSDDVTDDETPTPPVWRAESSLPDGDRRRLRQLAKEAGAIYGKQDDSKLIRCIEVVRGLIGDGFNPIIWCRYVATAEYVADSLRNVLGDRVQVTAITGRISDEERRAMIDAISVDRPRVLVATDCLSEGINLQEKFTACLHYDLPWNPNRLEQREGRVDRYGQKARVVKAVRFYGRDNPVDGAVIKVLLDKAREIHMALGTYVPVPQESESVMEAVLNSLFLRHRGQQLQMRFAEDGGLTSEAELISSFHDTWDQRAERERINRTRYAQRSLKPDEVRRELEVTDAVLGDPDAVREFVLNAAQRVGIAVRADKRDPRVFCIDVSDPAVMPLPYAVRHELPQIRDGEWRISFVSPAPEGAEYVGRNHRFVSTLARYLLEDALTRGKDAVASRCGAIRTRAVDIMTALLLLRVRYLVEVPQREPLISEEVRVMGWRYSRTPHGAAEDAWLSDDQALHLLAAARPDANIPAGEKRELVRAALEEIGDWSASDGGWGAGSWVQKAIRRKIDLRAKELEESHKRVRKAIRLRVREMKVKPQLPPDLLGILILQPVVRP from the coding sequence ATGGCATTGCGGCTCGACCCTGTGCGGCTCTTCATAGCCGACGATGTGGGTGTTGGCAAGACCGTCGAGGCGCTGCTGGTCGCCAGAGAGCTCATCGACAGGGGCGAGGTGGAGCGCATGGCGGTGCTCTCACCACCTTACCTCTGCGATCAGTGGGCTAAGGAGCTGCGTGAGAAGTTCAACCTGGACGCTGTGGTCATACGATCCAGCACAATCGCCAGCCTCGAGCGACAGAAGCCTCCTGACAGGAGCATTTACGAGCACTACCCGATCCAGGTCATCAGCATCGACTGGGTGAAGAGCGATCGCAACAGGCACCAGTTCCTCCAGTTCTGTCCCGAGCTCGTGATAGTTGACGAGGTCCACGGTGCTGCAGATACGGGCGAGAGCAACAAGAGCCAGCAGCAGCGTCATAGGTTGCTGAAGGATATCGCAAAAGACGAAACCCGGCATTTTATCATGCTGACCGCAACCCCGCACAGTGGTATTGAGACCGCGTTCCGATCGCTTCTGGGGCTGCTGCGGCCTGAGTTCGGAGAGTGGGATGTCAGCTCACTGGACGAGCGGCAGCGAACCGAGCTGGCGCGACACTTCGTGCAGCGCACACGTAGGGATATAGAGCACGACTGGGAGGGCGAACACTGCTTCCCGCAGCGTCAGAGCCTCGACGAGACCTACACGCTCTCGCCTGCATACAGAGATCTCTTCTGGAAGACATACAATTTCTGCTACGAGATCATACGCACCGGCGAGGGGCTGGAGGAGCGCAAGCGTCGTGTGCGGTACTGGGCGGCTCTGGCCCTCCTGCGTTGCGTGATGTCCAGCCCGGCTGCAGCTGTTGCAGCTCTGACGAACCGTGTGCGTGAAGTGAGCAGCTCTGATGAGGCTGAGGAGGAAGCTGATGATGAGCTCGAGTTCAGACCCATGATCTTCGAGCAGTCGGATGATGTCACAGATGACGAAACCCCCACACCTCCTGTGTGGAGGGCGGAGTCGAGCCTGCCGGACGGGGACAGACGCAGGCTGCGCCAGCTGGCGAAAGAGGCCGGGGCTATCTATGGGAAGCAGGATGACTCAAAGCTCATCCGGTGCATTGAGGTTGTAAGGGGGCTTATTGGAGACGGGTTCAACCCCATAATATGGTGCAGGTACGTCGCCACAGCTGAGTACGTGGCCGATAGTCTGCGTAACGTTCTGGGTGACAGGGTGCAGGTCACGGCCATCACCGGCCGGATAAGCGATGAGGAGCGCCGTGCGATGATCGATGCGATCAGTGTCGACCGTCCGCGGGTGCTGGTGGCCACAGACTGCCTCTCAGAGGGGATCAACCTGCAGGAGAAGTTCACCGCATGCCTGCACTACGATCTGCCCTGGAACCCCAACAGGCTCGAGCAGCGCGAGGGCCGGGTGGACCGGTACGGCCAGAAGGCAAGGGTGGTCAAGGCGGTCCGGTTCTACGGCCGGGACAACCCTGTTGACGGCGCCGTGATCAAGGTCCTTCTCGACAAGGCACGTGAGATCCACATGGCTCTGGGCACCTACGTCCCCGTCCCGCAGGAGAGCGAGAGCGTTATGGAGGCGGTGCTCAACTCGCTCTTCCTGCGTCACAGAGGACAGCAGCTGCAGATGAGGTTTGCTGAGGACGGGGGTCTCACCTCAGAGGCCGAGCTGATCAGCAGTTTCCACGATACCTGGGATCAGAGAGCAGAACGCGAGAGGATCAACCGCACCAGGTACGCGCAGAGGTCGCTGAAGCCAGATGAGGTCAGACGCGAGCTCGAGGTTACCGATGCTGTGCTCGGCGACCCGGATGCGGTCCGCGAGTTCGTCCTGAACGCAGCGCAGCGTGTCGGCATTGCTGTACGTGCTGACAAACGTGATCCTAGGGTCTTCTGCATCGACGTCTCCGATCCGGCTGTGATGCCTCTGCCGTATGCGGTGCGCCATGAGCTGCCTCAGATCCGTGATGGAGAGTGGCGGATAAGCTTTGTCTCGCCAGCCCCGGAGGGGGCTGAGTACGTTGGACGCAATCACCGTTTTGTCTCAACGCTCGCACGTTACCTCCTTGAGGATGCGCTCACCAGGGGCAAGGATGCTGTGGCGTCACGGTGCGGCGCCATACGCACCCGCGCTGTGGACATCATGACTGCACTGCTCCTCCTGCGGGTGAGATACCTGGTGGAGGTGCCTCAGCGCGAGCCGCTCATCTCTGAGGAGGTGCGGGTCATGGGATGGAGATACAGCCGCACCCCCCACGGTGCGGCTGAGGATGCCTGGCTCAGCGATGATCAAGCTCTTCACCTCCTCGCTGCAGCCAGGCCGGATGCGAACATCCCGGCCGGTGAAAAGCGCGAGCTTGTTCGAGCAGCCCTCGAGGAGATCGGGGACTGGAGCGCGTCGGATGGAGGATGGGGCGCTGGAAGCTGGGTTCAGAAGGCCATCCGGAGGAAGATCGATCTGAGGGCAAAGGAACTGGAAGAGAGCCACAAGCGTGTCAGGAAGGCGATCAGGCTGCGCGTGCGTGAGATGAAGGTCAAACCCCAGCTCCCACCAGACCTGCTTGGCATCCTGATACTGCAGCCGGTGGTAAGACCATGA